A region from the Sandaracinus amylolyticus genome encodes:
- a CDS encoding sigma-54-dependent transcriptional regulator, translating to MREKKQILIADDEANLRRVLGAQLQRDGYDVLMAEDGEQALATLAENHVDVVISDLRMPKLDGMQLLKRITASQPELPVIIITAHGTVDTAVEALKLGAFDYVTKPFDRTEFKNVVDKASRTAELRQREGEMAERGLIGQSPAMLSIYSVIEKVADTPSTVLITGESGTGKELIARALHEKSSRHDKPFIRVNCAAIPRDLIESELFGYEKGAFTGAVTSKPGRFELADGGTLFLDEIGEIPVNMQVKLLRAIQEQEFERVGGIKTIEVDVRLIAATNRDLAQEIKEQRFREDLYYRLNVVQMRLPPLRERQGDIPLLVEHFVKRFRERLKKSRVVGVGDAAMEVLLAHPWPGNIRELENVIERAMLFCDGERIDVGDLPPDLRVTPPSSPGSHAAVASARRAEIDEDDDEDLGEEPTASGEIGLKELVREAAAKVERELIVRALQQTGGNVTHTARLLKISRKSLQTKMKELGLREARED from the coding sequence ATGCGAGAGAAAAAGCAGATCCTGATCGCCGACGACGAGGCGAACCTGCGCCGTGTGCTCGGCGCGCAGCTCCAGCGCGACGGCTACGACGTGCTGATGGCCGAGGACGGAGAGCAGGCGCTCGCGACGCTCGCCGAGAACCACGTCGACGTGGTGATCAGCGACCTGCGCATGCCGAAGCTCGACGGGATGCAGCTGCTGAAGCGCATCACCGCGTCGCAGCCCGAGCTGCCGGTGATCATCATCACCGCGCACGGCACCGTCGACACGGCGGTCGAGGCGCTCAAGCTCGGCGCCTTCGACTACGTCACCAAGCCCTTCGATCGCACGGAGTTCAAGAACGTCGTCGACAAGGCCTCGCGCACCGCCGAGCTGCGGCAGCGCGAGGGCGAGATGGCCGAGCGCGGGCTCATCGGGCAGTCGCCCGCGATGCTCTCGATCTACTCGGTGATCGAGAAGGTCGCGGACACGCCGAGCACCGTGCTGATCACCGGCGAGAGCGGCACCGGCAAGGAGCTCATCGCGCGCGCGCTCCACGAGAAGAGCTCGCGCCACGACAAGCCGTTCATCCGCGTGAACTGCGCCGCGATCCCGCGCGACCTGATCGAGAGCGAGCTCTTCGGCTACGAGAAGGGCGCGTTCACCGGCGCGGTCACGAGCAAGCCGGGCCGCTTCGAGCTCGCCGACGGAGGCACGCTCTTCCTCGACGAGATCGGCGAGATCCCCGTGAACATGCAGGTGAAGCTGCTGCGCGCGATCCAGGAGCAGGAGTTCGAGCGCGTCGGCGGCATCAAGACGATCGAGGTCGACGTCCGCCTCATCGCCGCGACCAACCGCGACCTCGCGCAGGAGATCAAGGAGCAGCGCTTCCGCGAGGATCTCTACTACCGCCTCAACGTCGTGCAGATGCGCTTGCCGCCGCTGCGCGAGCGACAGGGCGACATCCCGCTGCTCGTCGAGCACTTCGTGAAGCGCTTCCGCGAGCGCCTGAAGAAGTCGCGCGTGGTCGGCGTGGGAGACGCGGCGATGGAGGTGCTCCTCGCGCATCCGTGGCCGGGCAACATCCGCGAGCTCGAGAACGTGATCGAGCGCGCGATGCTGTTCTGCGACGGCGAGCGCATCGACGTCGGCGATCTCCCGCCCGATCTGCGCGTGACCCCGCCGAGCTCGCCGGGATCGCACGCCGCGGTGGCGAGCGCGCGCCGGGCCGAGATCGACGAGGACGACGACGAGGATCTCGGCGAGGAGCCCACCGCGAGCGGCGAGATCGGGCTCAAGGAGCTGGTGCGCGAGGCCGCGGCGAAGGTCGAGCGCGAGCTGATCGTGCGCGCGCTGCAGCAGACCGGCGGCAACGTCACGCACACCGCGCGGCTGCTCAAGATCTCGCGCAAGAGCCTGCAGACAAAGATGAAGGAGCTCGGCCTGCGCGAGGCGCGCGAGGACTGA
- a CDS encoding TIR domain-containing protein — MDDVLDDLVRAARRCERAARQLETDDLLALRKRVGEAISQVERAWSGSWIGYQARVYTDGLQPRRPGENFDTEWGAGIGSGLLNTTQGEWAEYDHDYIVGYISEAARASDSDWDRLDTAAAAAAAVFEAVQAEIVPTLDAILAAHDDGSVRKARADIAKLTSHVSGSDFARALAPRQLMSRDRRAIQEGLQVAPHIQVQARLAEQFSYGHEVAELGKQIRYVATYLQKRHNMRGRTVARTDGKIFIGHGRSPAWRDLKDFIQDRLRLPWEEFNREPNAGRSTKERLEEMLDASSFAFLLMTAEDETAEGKLQARANVIHEVGLFQGRLGFERAIVLLEEGCEEFSNISGITQIRFPQGNVKAQFEEVRRVLERENILRT, encoded by the coding sequence ATGGACGACGTTCTCGACGACCTTGTCCGCGCAGCACGCAGGTGTGAACGCGCAGCCCGACAACTCGAGACTGACGACTTACTCGCGTTGCGAAAGCGCGTGGGCGAGGCGATCTCCCAGGTGGAACGAGCGTGGTCGGGCTCCTGGATCGGATATCAGGCGCGGGTCTACACCGATGGGCTGCAGCCGCGCCGGCCAGGCGAGAACTTCGACACTGAGTGGGGAGCGGGGATAGGATCCGGGCTGCTAAACACAACGCAAGGTGAGTGGGCGGAGTACGACCACGATTACATCGTGGGCTATATCAGCGAGGCCGCGCGAGCGTCGGACAGCGACTGGGATCGTCTTGACACAGCTGCTGCGGCGGCCGCGGCGGTCTTCGAGGCGGTTCAGGCCGAGATCGTGCCGACGCTAGACGCGATCCTTGCCGCCCACGACGACGGCTCGGTTCGAAAAGCGCGTGCCGACATCGCGAAGTTGACCAGCCATGTCTCCGGCTCGGATTTCGCGCGCGCACTCGCCCCGCGCCAGCTAATGAGTCGCGACCGCCGCGCGATACAGGAGGGACTGCAGGTCGCGCCTCATATCCAGGTGCAAGCGCGACTCGCCGAGCAGTTCTCCTACGGCCACGAGGTAGCGGAGCTGGGCAAGCAGATCCGCTACGTCGCCACCTACCTGCAGAAGAGGCACAACATGAGAGGTAGGACAGTCGCTCGAACCGACGGGAAGATCTTCATCGGCCACGGCCGCTCGCCCGCTTGGCGTGACCTGAAGGACTTCATTCAAGATCGACTGCGCCTTCCCTGGGAGGAGTTCAATCGGGAGCCGAACGCCGGCAGATCTACGAAGGAGCGATTGGAGGAAATGCTCGATGCGTCCTCGTTCGCCTTTCTCCTGATGACAGCCGAGGACGAAACCGCTGAAGGGAAGCTGCAGGCGCGAGCCAACGTGATCCACGAGGTCGGGCTGTTCCAAGGCCGGCTTGGGTTCGAGCGCGCGATCGTTCTGCTGGAGGAGGGCTGCGAGGAGTTCTCGAACATCAGCGGGATCACGCAGATTAGGTTTCCGCAGGGCAACGTAAAGGCGCAGTTCGAGGAGGTTCGCCGCGTCCTCGAGCGCGAGAACATCCTCCGCACGTAG